TGGGCAAATTCCTGACCTGCCAGACCCTGAGCGAACTGCTGGAACTGGGCCTGGCCGAAAAGGCCGCCGGGCTGCCGGCCGCCCCCCAGGCGTCCCAGTTGTTTGATCCCGCCTTCCAGGTCAAGACCATCTCCCTGCTGATGAAACAATTCGGCCTGCTGATAAAGAACATCACCCGCTATCCCTTTAACCACCCCCAGATCCTGGCCAACCTGGACGGGTTCTCCCACCTGCTGGGCAACCTGCCTATGGAGAACAGCAGCCTGACCTTCTCTTCGCAGATCGAGCAGACCCTGGTCAACGGCTGGCCGATCCACGACGAAAGCCAGATCCTGCCCCAGTTCTCGCTTTACCTGCATCAGCGGCAGATCCAAAGCCTGTCCTTCATGCCCCAGATCCGGGACGAGGAACTGCGGACCCTGGCCTTCATCATGGCCATGCCTCCGGAATTGCTGGAGCTGTTGGGCGGCACCGGGGAGGCCGGCAAAATTTTGCGCTGGCACCACATCAAATTGGAGGGCCTGGCCCAAAAAGCGGAGAAACTGCTGAAGGACGAAAAGATGTTCGTCATCCCCTCCGGATTTCTTGACGTGGTGGAGGGCCTGTCGCCCTTCTCCGCCAAACCCGCCCAGACGGCCCAGGCCTTCGTCAGCCTTAAAGCGGTGCGGCTTTTGCCCCCGCCAAAATTATCGCCCGAAGACGCCATGGCCATCGAGGAGGCCGAGCAGGCCTCGGAGAAGGTCTTCAGCGTCTACAGCCGCGGAGGCCGGGAAAAATATATCGGGAAGGTGGTCTCGGCCGTCATGGACCTGCCCCCCGCCCCCCGGCTGGCCCTGATCCAGCGGAAACTGCTGGACGTCCGCTGGCTGTTCCCCATCGACAACATTTTGGCCCTGTCGCACAGTGAGTTCGAGAGGCTCTAAGCTCTAAGCTATAAGCTATATGCTTTATGCTGGGCTCTAT
The sequence above is drawn from the candidate division TA06 bacterium genome and encodes:
- a CDS encoding DUF4388 domain-containing protein, yielding MALEGNLSDFSIPEILQLISSQRKNGVLTLKQGQDEAAFDLDQGYITGGFYKKLGKQEHISEYLFKTGLVSEAGFMEAEAQQKALKVPLEEILIERGFLSQDDFEEVIRFKIQEIMDEIFTWVEGHYVFDVKARLYTQAKYPVRLAVDGFLLEGMRRLDEWLRIKKDIPSLETIVKAGTKPRPPELTPEQEKLLEFLGQRSLSAANLISLSGMGKFLTCQTLSELLELGLAEKAAGLPAAPQASQLFDPAFQVKTISLLMKQFGLLIKNITRYPFNHPQILANLDGFSHLLGNLPMENSSLTFSSQIEQTLVNGWPIHDESQILPQFSLYLHQRQIQSLSFMPQIRDEELRTLAFIMAMPPELLELLGGTGEAGKILRWHHIKLEGLAQKAEKLLKDEKMFVIPSGFLDVVEGLSPFSAKPAQTAQAFVSLKAVRLLPPPKLSPEDAMAIEEAEQASEKVFSVYSRGGREKYIGKVVSAVMDLPPAPRLALIQRKLLDVRWLFPIDNILALSHSEFERL